One region of Sardina pilchardus chromosome 18, fSarPil1.1, whole genome shotgun sequence genomic DNA includes:
- the LOC134063938 gene encoding uncharacterized protein LOC134063938, whose product MEALKRERNHTSSNTSKVLGVFFLAAVLGLPVGFLCGSLAKEEILRRPEEGDTHLRKDWIVHIYSLCWNMSVVICSFSVANAMSVLAYRVIPDDWSQLKKYCLAAPVGLLGLTITGAALGGVEGYIREFSEISYLIWPVVSFLLYMMSRLILHYFVLCHDSILLQVALLALSSASLSPLFLIVLDLTMPAVNPLFIMLPISILFVLPLRAILRTDTSTIHLAPCIILMSPITILCGFPSIQNSVIVLTTHILAVGVGASIHLTLGVTADSSKECAAALVGGSAILGTVQKASDCMGKWGSLGALLGVSGAVGVTLSAAGATAQVYGKWIKENRSTEQGEGMDESRGESDGQGQGRNERTEILREKLLDMLLSDMLITMFVFLLEMVLTMFVLDMNELSEYEIHLYVTPLMVCITTWGFWSFSVFDTLDWRMIGSAGLTKYLRRLSLGMEEFITEWCRAVRVAGTGGISGRISAALGAATGAFLSAGGQDWRFRAIVAFCAAVVPLISYKTAKKPHTNQLLD is encoded by the exons ATGGAGGCTCTGAAAAGAGAAAG AAACCATACATCTTCCAACACCTCAAAAG TTCTTGGAGTCTTCTTCTTGGCTGCAGTGCTTGGGCTACCTGTAGGTTTCCTGTGTGGATCGTTGGCAAAAGAAGAAATCTTACGAAGACCAGAAGAGGGAGATACACATTTAAGGAAAGATTGGATTGTTCACATTTACAGCCTCTGTTGGAACATGTCTGTGGTGATCTGCTCTTTTTCAGTGGCTAACGCAATGAGTGTCCTCGCCTACAGAGTCATTCCAGACGATTGGTCTCAACTAAAGAAATACTGTTTGGCTGCTCCAGTGGGTTTACTTGGACTCACAATCACAGGAGCAGCTCTTGGAGGAGTAGAAGGATACATCAGAGAGTTTTCTGAGATTTCTTATCTGATCTGGCCTGTGGTTAGTTTTTTATTATATATGATGAGCAGGTTAATATTACATTATTTTGTATTATGTCATGATAGCATTTTATTACAAGTTGCTCTTCTAGCACTGTCCTCTGCCTCTTTATCACCACTTTTTCTAATCGTCCTGGATCTGACAATGCCTGCTGTTAACCCATTGTTCATCATGTTACCTATATCTATACTATTTGTTTTACCTTTACGTGCAATATTGCGCACTGATACATCTACCATACACCTTGCACCTTGCATTATTTTAATGTCCCCCATCACAATATTATGTGGCTTTCCTTCAATACAAAACAGCGTCATCGTGTTGACCACACACATTCTTGCAGTTGGGGTCGGAGCATCAATACACTTGACGTTGGGAGTGACTGCAGATTCATCTAAGGAATGTGCAGCAGCGCTAGTTGGAGGATCAGCCATTTTGGGCACAGTCCAGAAAGCCTCTGACTGTATGGGGAAGTGGGGCAGTTTAGGGGCGCTGCTGGGGGTATCAGGGGCTGTTGGGGTAACTCTGTCTGCAGCAGGGGCAACTGCTCAGGTGTACGGGAAATGGATAAAAGAGAACAGAAGTACAGAACAGGGGGAAGGAATGGATGAAAGTAGAGGAGAAAGTGATGGTCAAGGACAAGGGAGAAATGAACGCACAGAAATACTCAGAGAAAAGTTATTGGATATGCTTCTGTCGGATATGTTAATTAcaatgtttgtatttttattgGAAATGGTTCTGACTATGTTTGTTTTAGATATGAATGAATTATCAGAATATGAAATACACTTATATGTGACACCTTTAATGGTCTGTATTACAACGTGGGGTTTTTGGAGCTTTTCTGTTTTTGATACACTGGACTGGAGAATGATAGGCTCTGCAGGCCTAACAAAATATCTCAGGAGACTGAGTCTAGGAATGGAAGAGTTCATAACAGAATGGTGCAGAGCAGTCAGGGTGGCAGGAACAGGAGGAATATCAGGAAGAATATCAGCAGCTTTAGGAGCAGCAACAGGAGCGTTTCTGTCTGCAGGAGGTCAGGATTGGAGATTCAGGGCTATTGTGGCCTTCTGTGCTGCAGTTGTTCCACTGATAAGTTACAAAACTGCAAAGAAGCCGCACACAAACCAGCTCCTAGACTAG